The following coding sequences lie in one Panicum virgatum strain AP13 chromosome 6N, P.virgatum_v5, whole genome shotgun sequence genomic window:
- the LOC120679093 gene encoding probable cation transporter HKT7 — protein MSYQLLHRCSAAVVDIAVSPLGHLIYFATTSCAGWGLLAALTVRAPNRRPRGIDMLFTAVSAATVSSMSAAEMEVFSDGQLVVLTVLMLSGGEVFLSFLGLVSKLMILRNDSYQPVPATTEDPPSPRPPGDAEAEDPLRRGSPEASRNGYQRVPPTADHPDPPRRRDAVCSLVCIVLAILLVANVGGAAAVAAYIYAAPGARWTLSRKSLGVGIFAVFTTVSTFANCGFVPTNENMMVFSRDLPLLVLLAALALVGNTLFPQVLAACVHVVWRLRPEEPPVPMMIPGETTGYDHLLPPLRCRMLAATVAFFIAMQAALLCGMEWGGALRGLSAVEKVVNAVSLAVNSRHTGESTLDLSTLAPAVVVLMM, from the coding sequence ATGTCTTATCAGCTCTTGCACCGGTGCTCGGCGGCCGTCGTCGACATTGCGGTGAGCCCTCTCGGGCACCTCATCTACTTCGCCACCACGTCCTGCGCCGGGTGGGGGCTCCTCGCGGCGCTCACGGTGCGGGCGCCCAACCGGAGGCCCCGCGGCATCGACATGTTGTTCACCGCCGTGTCCGCCGCGACGGTCTCGAGCATGTCCGCCGCCGAGATGGAGGTGTTCTCCGACGGCCAGCTCGTGGTCCTCACCGTGCTCATGCTCTCGGGAGGCGAGGTGTTCCTCTCGTTCCTGGGGCTCGTGTCCAAGCTAATGATTCTGAGAAACGACAGTTACCAGCCCGTTCCCGCAACCACGGAGGATCCCCCGAGCCCGAGGCCGCCAGGAGATGCGGAGGCGGAGGATCCCCTGAGGCGAGGATCCCCGGAGGCCAGCAGAAACGGTTACCAGCGCGTTCCCCCGACCGCGGATCATCCGGATCCCCCGAGGCGACGAGATGCGGTCTGCTCGCTGGTCTGCATCGTGCTCGCTATCCTCCTAGTGGCGAAcgtcgggggcgccgccgccgtcgcggcgtaCATCTACGCGGCGCCCGGCGCGAGGTGGACGCTGAGCCGCAAGTCCCTTGGCGTGGGCATCTTCGCGGTGTTCACGACGGTGTCCACGTTCGCCAACTGCGGGTTCGTGCCGACGAACGAGAACATGATGGTGTTCAGCCGGGACCTGCCGCTGCTGGTGCTGCtcgcggcgctggcgctggTGGGCAACACGCTGTTCCCGCAGGTGCTGGCCGCCTGCGTGCACGTGGTGTGGCGGCTGCGGCCGGAGGAGCCGCCCGTGCCGATGATGATTCCCGGGGAGACGACGGGGTACGACCACCTGCTCCCGCCGCTCCGGTGCCGGATGCTGGCGGCGACGGTGGCCTTCTTCATCGCCATGCAGGCGGCGCTGCTGTGCGGGATGGAGTGGGGCGGCGCGCTGCGGGGCCTGAgcgcggtggagaaggtggtgAACGCGGTGTCCCTCGCTGTGAACTCCCGGCACACCGGCGAATCCACCCTCGACCTGTCCACACTCGCGCCGGCCGTCGTCGTCCTCATGATGTGA